The genomic interval TGACATATAAGCAGCGATAAAATGCAATTGATCATCTCCTCAATAAAGAGAATGATCCTAATTATAACACCGAAAGTATTCtcataagttttattttatttttttttaaagtcatttaTTTCATGACTAGaaattttgtcttctctttccttaaCTCTTCCTTCTCATTTTTGGTGATGTAAACATACCATCCGTGAAACATGAAATGATTTCTTGCATGCAGATATATTTATTCTAATATAGCTCAAACGATATCTTGCGAAACTTAATTTCTTATAAAGTGTAAATCAAGATCTTGTGGTGAAATTCCCACAtttgtaatttattccatttctttattttttttgctaacCCGATCTTCTCCATTGTTTTCCATCTTAATCTTCGGTGAATGACTTCCTatataatggatttatttatttatagtatatagatttttttaatgttatatggTGTATATATATTCGACTAAGGCATGCATCAACAAAAAAACCCTTTGACTGTTTTGTATTAAGTGTGTTCAGACCCCGTTACAGCCGCACATTCGCCAGCCACGTTACTCACAATGACTGCGAGCCCTCAGAGTGTTTTATTTGAAGGAATTGTTATTGGCTTTTTTTTCAACCGCTATTAGACCCTCCCCTCCTCGAGAGCCCATTGgctccttcatttttttgtttttaatacgaACTATAATTACCAGGCAGTATTTCAGAAGTGATTGGAATTCTGACCTATCATTCTCACCATTCCGCCCCAATGGGATTCGGATAAGGTGTAAATAGGAAGCGGTGTGTGAGCCTACACATGGTCTATAAAAATAAGCCTTAGATGTGGGGCTGGAGTGTCCAAGTGTGTCCCCTGCGCAGCAGTCCAGTATTGACAACGGCACACCTTCATCGATTCTGAGCGGCAGTTTCAGTAGACAGGCGGCAGTCTTCATGCTGACCGAAGGCGAACAGGATTACTCTCATTTTAACCAGGACCAGACTGGGGGCAGCTACGGCGGTGAGTTTACCTGACATGGCTGTCGAAAGATGGATACGAGTGCGAGGCTGTCCGCTCACCTCCACAAAAGTGGCCAGCGCAGTGCGGGCGCCGCAGCCCATAAACCGGCCGTAGAAAAGCGAAACGAAACGACACGTCTGAACGAAATCAAGTTGTGTTCATGTCAACTGGAACCGGTGAAccgggcgggcgggcgggcgcaCGAACCGTGAGCGCCTCATCTGCTCTTCCTCTGAAGGACTACATCATGCGATGGATTAAAGATGGAACTGGTATTATCTAAAATATTAGAATAACATTTAATCGATTGAGGCATTCACTGGTGTATCTGAAAGGCAAGAAGCACTGGACACACCAGATGCGCCCACAATTACAGGGATattatctgaaaataatgatacaaaacaacataaaatgaaattataGAATTGAGTGGCTTTGCTAGTTTTCcattctaaaaaaaaagaaagaaaaacaattatcGATCTTATACGGCATCATACAAAATGCCACtactattgtatagtgccttttatcaatctatctattagagCTGAAACATGTTAACTAAACATTaagtatgaaaatatttttataataagctGCGTAAGTTTTAGTATAGATGATTAGAGTttttcaataaagtttgtttttaaaaaataaaaaatctatctatctatctatctatctatctatctatctatctatctatctatctatctatctatctatctatctatctatctatctatctatctatctatctatctatctatgtctgtcATTACTTGCCTATCATATGCGTATTCAGCTATATACAAATTCGTTTATAAAATAACTGTATTTATTATCACGTATAAGTTTAACTATTTATATTAATTCGTACcacatgaaatgtttataatttaatTACTTAACAAAATTGCAGCCACGAAAACGAAAAATAAAACGAACGTTACTTGCCTGTGTTTTCtacttataaaaatgaaaaagtccgTCGTAATGAGGATTATTTGAATTAAAGCTTTGgtatttgttttataattaaatCTTTTCGATGTTATTTGTTTcataaaggaaaatattttgttttacactttattacggttagttttatttatttttatttctgattttatttttattaggtaataataacaataaaatgcctattatttgtgtgtgtgtgtgtttttgttatttataattatattccGAAAGCGTGGCGGGCATCGTGTAGGCGCGTGTACAGAATCTTAACGTTCACAAACAGCCATCCTCTGCTTAATTCAGCtctattgaattattatttgatatcattttatattatatttagagTATACATGTATAGGCtaatataagaataaaaatatttcataaaattttgtAAGATATCACCAGTGTGCTTATATTGTGTTATGCTTGCCTGCGCATTGAAGTAACGTTACAATAATCCGGCGATTCGATATAAATCAATCTATTATTTAGtgactttcatttctatctatctatctatctatctatctatctatctatctatctatctatctatctatctatctattaggcaAAGAAATAATGAATTATATACTGCAATATGGAACTCAGCTGGGGTCCGTAATTAATACCTGAATATTCGGCACGTGTTGTGCCGATCTCGTCTTGGCCGGCTGGCTGCACGCGAGGCTCTCGTTCTTTGCTGTTACTTCGGCCACATTGCTGgttcatgtcttttttttgtcattagtaatttttattttaatttttatttgtttgtttgtgacgACAGGTGTGCAGTTTAAAGTGATGGACTACACGTACGATGAGGACTTGGAGGAGCTGTGTCCTGTCTGCGGCGATAAGGTGTCCGGTTATCACTACGGGCTTCTGACTTGTGAAAGCTGCAAGGTAAAGTGCGCTCGGCGTTAGCGGCCGACACTTCATGTCATTTTGTTAGATGAGTATCGAGTAGGCTTTTCTTTGGTATTAAATGAACTGCTTACTTAACAAGTCATATTTCATCATATGACaacatttatattttagaaatgttaCAAGGAAAAGTGAAAAGTATATCGTCTTAATGTTGTCATCTTTTTCTGTTATTAGGGGTTCTTCAAAAGGACAGTACAGAACAATAAACGTTACACGTGCACAGAAAATCAGAACTGCAAAATTGACAAAACCCAAAGAAAAAGATGTCCTTTCTGTCGGTTTCAGAAATGCCTCACAGTTGGAATGAGGTTGGAAGGTAGGGCCCTGCTCGGATTTGTCTTTTTCTGCTAACATTTCTGGTTTAAGCTGTTACTCTGCCAGCGTTTATAATCAATAGATAACTTTAGAATCTAACGACCATTTCACGTTATTAAAAGTATATTAAGTATACTAAGCATTTTTATCTTTTACTGTAATGTTATATATTGCATTCTGTATAACAAATAAGGCTTAAAAATGATGTACAATATCAAAGTGATTAAGATGCAAATATGTGATATGCTTAGAGAATGACattctttaaacaaacaaaagtatAAAGTAGGGGCCTGAGGTGGCACAAACCCACCCTTTTGGGaattatatttatgtgtatgtgtgtgtgtgtatataagtaCAAATTAGTCACCATTAGTAGAAGTTGTTAATAGACTGTGTGGAATTTTCAAATTATTCTATTCACGTGGATGAGTATTTCTAGTCATTAAAAAGTGACGAACCCTCAATGAGCCATAATGTGCCAAAAGAAATTGTAAAGAACTGTACACGCATACGGCTTGAATGTAGGCAGGCCTGGAGAATGATATTGTTCACCGACAAACGCGTTACACATTCAGACACCAGCCTCTCAGCACTGATAGGGTGACCTCATCCCTGGAATTTCAATGTCTATTCATTCAGTAGGAACAATAAGATATTACTTTAAAAATTCATACGCCTGCacaattttatatagcacctttcatgtcttTCTATGGATTATGTAGTGGTGCCATttgtattttatctatctatctatctatctatctatctatctatctatctatctatctatctatctatctatctatctatctatctatctattatatagtgcctttcacatctatctatctatctatctatctatctatctatctatctatctatctatctatctattatatagtgcctttcacatctatctatctatctattatatagtgcctttcacatctatctatctatctatctctctgaggctagggatctgcactggccatcgaaaggttgccggtttgaatcccataaatgccaatagggactctgctctgatgggcccttcagcaaggtccttaacctgcaattgctgagcgctttgagtagtgagaaaagcgctatataaatgcaaagaattattattatatagtgcctttcacatctatctatctatctatctatctatctatctatctatctatctatctatctatctatctatctatctatctattatatagtgcctttcatatctatctatctatctatctattatatagtgcctttcatatctatctattatatagtgcctttcacatctatctatctatctatctatctatctatctatctatctatctatctatctatctatctatctatctatctatctatctatctatcatatagtgcctttcacatctatctatctatctatctattatatagtgcctttcatatctatctatctatctatctatctatctatctatctatctatctatctatctatctatctatcatacctgatacgcacacacacacacacacacacacacacactgagagtTTTTATGAATTCTGGCCACAAGCGATTGTCTGCGTGTTGTCATCACCACTTTGTAATTTGACTCCGTGCACGAGATAACTGAAGGAAGGACAGTAAGGAAGCAAAAAAACGGAAAAGAAAGAAcgaaaggaagaaagaagaagCCGGCCGGCTTCTGTGAAGGGTTTCAGCCGTCTAAAGCTGACACATTCTTGAATGGACGGATCATTTCTggaaatgtttcatttaaaaaaaaaccccaaaaaaaccaaaaatggACTTTGAAGAAAGCCACAGAATTTGTAACAAATGaatgagtttttcttttcttctttttgtcaaaGGTTTGCTTTTAGATAACTGCAATTATGTGCTGTAAAGTGTTAGTGTGGAAAATGAAAGGTTCTTCTGGGTTTCCGGAGCTTGCAGCTTCAGATTTACCATTTCATATTATCAAAAAGTAAAAAGCAGTTTTATTGTGGCTGGTAGGGTGGATCTCATCAATGAATACATTAAACCTACCACCCCTGCATGCCATCTCCAATCCTTGCTTTCAGGGTCGTTGTTTTTAACGcctgggcacaatgggcactgcctGGGGGGCCACAGGAGCATTGGGGCCCATTGTGTTTCTGATTACctttgtatgtttctgttttgctatcaaaacagggaccctcagcgcactactttgcccgggggcccaTAATGCTGCTAAGGCGGCCCTGCTTGCTTCCCTCATTTTGGCTAATCTTACGGAATGGGGCAGACACAGCCTTCCGTTGTGTGCTTTGACAGCACGAGTTCTTTTTTTAGCACTTGTAAGGTTTATCTCAGTAATTCGTGCTCTTTATACTTCACCTGTGTTCTCTTTGGCCAGCTGTTCGGGCAGATCGCATGAGAGGAGGAAGAAACAAATTTGGGCCGATGTACAAGCGAGACCGAGCTCTGAAGCAACAGAAGAAAGCCTTAATACGCGCCAACGGCTTCAAGATAGAGACGACGCCCCCCATGGTGTCCCCACCTCAGACTGACTATAGTCTTTCAAGTAGCATCCATGGGATTCATCCTGTATCCAAAAGCATGCCGCTGTCCACCCCGACCTCCATGACCCCCACAGACTATGACCGCAGTCCTTATGGGACGCCCTCTCTTGGCATGAGCATGCAGAACCACGGGCCTCTGCCAGCCTACCAGTACACATCCTTCTCAAGCCGGGCGATCAAATCCGAGTACCCAGACCATTACACAAGCTCCCCCGACTCGCTCACCGGCTACCCCTACCCAGACACCTACCAGACCAGCTCACCCACAAACGTCCCTCAGCTCATTTTGGAATTTCTACGGTGTGACCCTGACGAGCTTCAGGTCCAGAGCAAAATCCTCAACTACCTGCAGCAGGAGCAGGCCAGCCGCAGCAAGCATGAGAAACTCAATACGTTTGGCATTATGTGCAGAATGGCCGACCAGACTCTATTTTCAATTGTGGAGTGGGCAAGAAGCTGCGTCTTCTTCAAAGAGCTCAAGGTAAGGCTGCCGATCACgcttgtcattttgtgttttttaaatcgATGTGAGTGCGGGGTCACTTTGATGGCTGGAAGGAAAACAAGTCTGTCTGGTGTGTCTGCTCCATTAAGCAACCTACCTGTCGACCACGGGGGAAGCAAGAATGGGGTTTTATTAGTTAGTCACCGTGGATCGGACTCCGTCAAATGTCCGGGTGATGAAACACTTGAATCGAAAGTAGAGAACTGACTGTAGTGTGTGTTATATAAAGAGTGACTGTCGGATTTGGAGGGGTGTGCAGGGTGTGTGTGGAGGTGTGAGGTGCAGCCACTCGCCGGCTTGTATGGCATTCACTTGGACCCTTCAGGTCCTTCACCAGTAATCTGCAGGTTTACCTTAATTATCTTTAGTGTTAAATTAGTGAAAACGTATGACACACGTACGTATATATAGTGATGTGGTGGCTCtggggctaaggatctgcgctggcatctcCTGTTActaccagaagggatcctactctgttgggcccttgaggaaggcctaagggtgctgtacaatggctgacccccaaaggtcatgtaaaAGACAATCTCCAACTTGGGATTAATGATGTATatatcaaaatgaaattaaaatgtgtaTGGAGTTAGAATAGAGCGGTGTCAGTGTGCTtgtgcaaaggaaaaaaaggtaAAGGTTACTTCCATGCTGAAAAGACAAGAAGGAAGATTGTACAGTAAACATGTTGTGTCTTTAACATTCTctccttttcagcatggaaataacctttaacttatttcccatatatatatatatatatatatatatatatatatatatatatatatatatatatatatatatatatatatatatatatatatatatataatatactgtacattcataacaatcgtagtctgaaacacaataTCTGGTAACCACACGCTGTGGTGCAACGTAACGGGGCTtggccgctgacgtccgaggttcgatctcTGAGAGGGAAGCAGtgaatgtgtacgcctgatgagcccagaattagggcgcatactctttgcatcatttgacagtaaactatgcaacattccatgatctgcttcttgcaactgaaggggaccccgtggcagatgtttgccaaatggTAGACCaatcacaagcgttacctggtaggttacCACCCATAcaaatcaggtcgggactcagactatgaatgcaatgaataaatatatatatatatatatatatatggttgaaatagtttactgtcaaataatgcaaagagtacgcgacacgtgtttcgccctaattctggttacctggtagctaaccacccatacaatcagattgtgacacagactacgaatgcaatgtatgtatatatatatatatatatatgtatatatatatatatatatatggttgaagtagtttactgtcaaataaatgcaaagagtatgcgacacgtgtttcgtcctcattctgggctcatcaggcgtacacactccactgcactcccgctcgggaatcgaacctcggacgtcagcgccagaggcaatgcccctaacgttgcaccacggcgtgtggttcgtttatttgacagcatgtatatatatatactgtctgtggtgggttggccccctgcccaggattggttcctgccttgtgccctgtgttggctgggattggctccagcagacccccgtgaccctgtgtttggattcagcgggttagaaaatggatggatggatatatatactgtatgttaaaggcCAATCCCAATTTTAGGACAAACTCGTTTAGACTAGGCCAAGCCAGTTTACCGAAGCGCGATAGGATGAATCGGTTTGGCCTATGAAAGTGTGATTGAGGGTCAAACTGGTTTAGACTAGAACAGTTCAGTTTGTCCTGGGAGCTTTACACTGATCTCAGTAGTAATCCAGTCCAGACTGGGTCATTCCTATCTGCTTCAGCAAACTGGTTTGGCCTAAAATCAGGTTTGTCCtgtaacttatatatatatatatatatatatatatatatgtgtaggtactgtatgtgtatatatatttatatctactctctatatataaaatcctaagcctaaaagtgcaacaattttatgtcacgtttttgacacgctttaaattgggcttattttaaaacctacatatatatatatatggtatcattcttttcagaatttaactttaatgtgatgttgttagattttcagattcttattccatttttaaattctaaactaaaatatcaagaaggtCATGTTACGATGACCTATTatataccactttagttttcacatgatttttcctgttatttaaagagtcattttttttaaaaaaaaagcttttttatctataagaatgtcagttaaaatgaatggattgtttatttagtctcttataaattactcatcgagcatagtgggcctcagtttaatgggaatactccaattggtaagagagtaaatattttattctcatttcgtgatttttactctgttaaataataattagtcagtcagtcattatccaactcgctatatcctaacacagggtcacaagggtctgctggagccagtcccagccagcacagggcgcaaggcaggaaacaaaccctgggcagtgcgccagcccaccgcaggacacacacacacacacacacacacacacacacaccagggacaatttaggatcaccaatgcacctaacctgcatgtctttggactgtgggaggaaacccacgcagacacggggagaacatgcaaactccacacagggaggacccgggaagtgaacctgggtctcttaactgtgaggcagcagcgctactgtgccgccaaataattcatttttctttaataatatttatagaattttgtgattttgactacaataaataataatctttctcttgtacatttacagatttaacTAATATTCTGGTGGCAACTGGGGGTTCGGTGCCAAAGGCACCAGGGGGACTTGGCCCCCctagtttatatatgtatatactgtatatatatatatatatatatatatactgtatatgtgtatatatatatatatatatatatatatatatatatatatatatatatatatatatatatatatatactgtatatgtgtatatatatatatatatatatatatatatatatatatatatatatatatatatatatatatacagtatatatataggcatatatatgtatatgtatccatccatccatccattttccaacccgctgaatccgaacacagggtcacgggggtctgctggagccaatcccagcccaacacagggcacaaggcaggaaccaatcccgggcagggtgccaacccaccgcagtatatgtatacagtatatatatatatatatatatatatatatatatatatatatatatatatatatatatatatatatatatatatatatatatatgtgtataaatatatgtatacagtatatataggcatatatatgtatttgcatgcagtatatatatatgcatatatatgaatgtaatatttatgtaattaaacattttatatgttcATTTCTACTTGAAGACTCAGAAAAGAACTGAACATTAAATAATGACCTATactgtaaatatcaaaataaggACAGAATTAGCCTCGTAGGTCTGCGGTTTTGGGCTGCATACTGTAAATCAGAGGTTCCCAAATTCAGTCTTGGggacccccctgtggctgcaggtgtttttgttccagccagattcacAATATTTGGTAAtatctgatctcatttaattaggtggtcttttgtttttctcttctcatattttgcattcagaaaagcatagcagtatgatttttacattataagacaTTGAGAAATGTATCTATTTTTTGCTATAGCCTTAGTGAGAAGTTAagtaaaatgactccttttattggctaaactagaaagattacaatatgcaagctttcaaggcaactcgggccaATTCTTCATGTAATCTtgactgaagaaggggtctgagttgcctggaaaacttgcatattgtaatctttctagttaggtgtcattttgcttgacttctcactgcatccattatggctaacacggtacaacacattAGTATTATTGctgtagctttaaatgcttaactctcttttgttgtgttCCTATTGTTCTTCCCATTGTATTCTGTGTAGTCTGCTCCCTTCATCgtatcctaatagtgacaattaaaaaacaagcaaagcagaccCCCAGgtgaacaacactgaatgatgaaaggctgcaactgctgTAGCGTCAGACCCGCTGATTAGTTAATAATGGAAATCAGGatgaatataaataaacagtgaaacaaaaaaaaagaaacatttatccACGTATAactgcttcatttttattaaagtgtATTAACACACctacttttgtaatttcttcattgagCGCAAAACACTGAAACTGGAAAATAGCAGCTCACTTAGTAAGGcttaggagtccaattaaaaacagaacagaaacctgagggggtccccaggaccgagtctgAGAAGCACTGCTGTGAATGAATCCACTGATCTTTATTAAGTTCTGGTGACGCGTGTCATTTTACCAGTTTTATTTCCTATCTGTCCTCTCTTTTATAGTTTGAACATTACAATGTTATATTTGTGATTATACACCAATATCAAGGTTTAGCATTTTTAACAAGCATCATTGTGTTGGATTTTATGGGTaaagttctttgtttttgatatttagcccacttgtttactttttgtttggtaaagttttgttttcttttttcctttaaattctGTCCCAATGTTCTTCTGTATAAATACTTGGATTGGATTTAATGAGCATAACCCTAAACACCACATTCATGCTGAAGAGCTGTCAGACATGTGTTGATGGAAAATCACTAAAGATGAAATCAAGCAAAACAGAATAATAGAGGATTGGGCATCGGTGCATAGCACagtgttaaaaaaacagaaatatatacagtatgtatgtgtgtattcagttcagtttatattTGACTAGCACTCCGCAATGAGTGCCAGCAGAGAGTGCTGTGACAACTCCACGggtaaaatgcaagtttagattTCATGAGGCCCTCAGTTTTCTGGGCATAGTCGGAGATTAGAGAAGGAGAGCCACCTACGTGAGAATGGAGGTGACGGAGAGAGAGACCCTCAATGACTGTGGCCCAAGAGAAGAAGACAGAGTTGGGGTCTTAAGTAACTAGCGTGCCAACGGGACACAAACTGGGGGCTCATCAGCTGCAGATGGGTGAACTGGATGGGGGTGTGTGATGTTGAAAGAGACAAGAAATCCAATGTCTCCAGAAACATCACTGATAATGTGTGCTGTGGCGTCAGTAGACACAAATTACTAACAGCAGAATTAGTACACTTAAAGACGAGACAGAGATTTGTGTAAAAGGACTGGGAAACAAAGCAGCTTGTAGCATGGAATATCTGTGCGTTGATAGACTGTGCAAAAATGGCCagtatatgtctgtatatatgaaatatagatagatagatagatagatagatagatagatagatagatagatagatagatagatagatagatagatgtgaaaggcactatataatagatagatagata from Erpetoichthys calabaricus chromosome 9, fErpCal1.3, whole genome shotgun sequence carries:
- the LOC114657161 gene encoding nuclear receptor subfamily 5 group A member 2-like isoform X2, translating into MLTEGEQDYSHFNQDQTGGSYGGVQFKVMDYTYDEDLEELCPVCGDKVSGYHYGLLTCESCKGFFKRTVQNNKRYTCTENQNCKIDKTQRKRCPFCRFQKCLTVGMRLEAVRADRMRGGRNKFGPMYKRDRALKQQKKALIRANGFKIETTPPMVSPPQTDYSLSSSIHGIHPVSKSMPLSTPTSMTPTDYDRSPYGTPSLGMSMQNHGPLPAYQYTSFSSRAIKSEYPDHYTSSPDSLTGYPYPDTYQTSSPTNVPQLILEFLRCDPDELQVQSKILNYLQQEQASRSKHEKLNTFGIMCRMADQTLFSIVEWARSCVFFKELKVGDQMKLLHNCWSELLVLDHIYRQVLHGKDNSLLLVTGQEIELSTVETQAGATLNSLVLRAQELVRKLQSLQVDRREVACFKFLILFNSDVKLLENHHLVESVQEQVNAALHEYTMCNYPQFVDKFGQLLLRLPEIRALSAQAEEYLYYKHLSGEVPYNNLLLEMLHAKRA
- the LOC114657161 gene encoding nuclear receptor subfamily 5 group A member 2-like isoform X1 → MQIPERLVTGKIFWSFELRMSHEASLCLYSSLCQENPNQCVQFKVMDYTYDEDLEELCPVCGDKVSGYHYGLLTCESCKGFFKRTVQNNKRYTCTENQNCKIDKTQRKRCPFCRFQKCLTVGMRLEAVRADRMRGGRNKFGPMYKRDRALKQQKKALIRANGFKIETTPPMVSPPQTDYSLSSSIHGIHPVSKSMPLSTPTSMTPTDYDRSPYGTPSLGMSMQNHGPLPAYQYTSFSSRAIKSEYPDHYTSSPDSLTGYPYPDTYQTSSPTNVPQLILEFLRCDPDELQVQSKILNYLQQEQASRSKHEKLNTFGIMCRMADQTLFSIVEWARSCVFFKELKVGDQMKLLHNCWSELLVLDHIYRQVLHGKDNSLLLVTGQEIELSTVETQAGATLNSLVLRAQELVRKLQSLQVDRREVACFKFLILFNSDVKLLENHHLVESVQEQVNAALHEYTMCNYPQFVDKFGQLLLRLPEIRALSAQAEEYLYYKHLSGEVPYNNLLLEMLHAKRA